TTGTATCTTCTTTTGATGGTTGAAGAGGAGAGGAGGAGTTTCTGACTATCCGCGATGCCTGTAAAAACTCACTGGAATTTTTTTGTTGGaatttgtatttcattttgCTAAATCTAAGGAGAATATGTGGATGATAATAATTGGGCTACATTATCATGTGCTGTATGACTTGTTTGCAGACCTTTGTATTCACTAATGAATATGACATACTAAACTATTCTAGTAAAATTATCAAGTAGGAAAGCAAACTTTGGAAGTGAAATTTATCACAACggtaattagtttttttttcttgttctatAATGAATTGTAATATTTTGCTTGATGTTGAGAATTAGTTATAACTAGTAACAGTTTCACGATGCTTAGCTACTCAGAGTAATGCCGCTACATTATGTATTTTGGTGTTTAAACATTTGTATCTTCTTTTGATGGTTGAAGAGGAGAGGAGGAGTTTCTGACTATCCGCGATGCCTGTAAAAACTCACTGGAATTTTTTTGTTGGaatttgtatttcattttgCTAAATCTAAGGAGAATATGTGGATGATAATAATTGGGCTACATTATCATGTGCTGTAGCATGTCATTCCTGTCTTCTATAATATCGTAGTATTTTGCAGATATCTCTAGTACATATTCAAGAAGTTTGTTAACTGAGCATGATTGTATTATATACTTGATATTTAAATGGTGGAGACAAACGGATAGACTTGCTTGGTGAGACAGGGATAATTTGTTTTTCTGATAAGAAGCAATAGTAGCTGGTCTCTTTGACATGCATATTGTTGATTTTGTTGCTCTGCAAATTGCTGaaagtttatttattttgttctaTGAGTTTAGTTGCTTTATTCTCACTGAGACGGCATGTTCAATCCTTATTTCTAATTAATTGGTTGGGAGGTTTGAGTAGTTGAAACTTTTGATATGCCCTGTCCTCAGGAAAATGTGAAGACAAAGCATCCTCAGTTACTTTATGAGTCAAAGTTGTACAGAATTCTGCAGGGAGGAAGTAATGAATTGCAACCCCTTTTTCTCATTGTTTCTGATAAGATTTGCTTTCCATTGTCTGTTATGTTTGATTTATGATGGCTTCACGTGCAGCTGGAATTCCAAATGTAAGATGGTTTGGAGTTGAGGGTGACTACAATGTTCTCGTCATGGATTTGCTTGGCCCAAGCCTTGAGGACTTATTCAATTTTTGCAGTCGGAAACTTTCTCTAAAGACTGTCCTTATGCTGGCAGACCAAATGGTTTTTTCATTGACTTGGTGGCTACTTTTGTACAGtttcaaatattcaaatgtGATTGATTTCCtctcttgattttgatttcagatCAATCGTGTTGAATTTGTTCATTCAAAGTCATTTTTACACCGAGATATCAAGCCAGACAATTTTCTTATGGGCTTAGGACGCCGTGCTAACCAGGTTGCAATCCTATCTCTGTCATATTTGAActgaattttttcaagaaaatttactGGAGGAGTTTGGGGTGCAATGCAGGTTTACGTCATAGATTTTGGTCTGGCTAAGAAATATAGAGACACTTCAACCCACCAGCACATACCGTACAGGTGAGCTTTATAATGGTTTTACATGCAAGTGGCTGAAATATTTACACCATCATTTTGTTTTCACTCATACCAATGCGAACATCTTAACTTTCCCTGCAAAACTTCAGCAATACTTGACATGTTACTTCTTGTGTCAATATATTATGGGATTATGTTGGGTTTATGTGCAGTATGACCGCTTACAATGTCACATGACGTGTATCAATTCCCCTTCTTAGAGTTGTTAGATGGGGGAGCAACTTGTCTTCAGAATGTTGAAATAACTTATCCAATTTCTTGTATAAGCATCTTATTTGTTGTTGAGCGTTTCCGTAGCTGTGGAGAAGGGATTTgtatccatttttctttatacTTTTTTTCCTCTAATGCTTTCTCCTGTATATATCTCCCCAACTTTTGATTGAGGAGCAGTAGACTTTCTGATCTGAAAAGTATTACAGTCTTGGCAATGTCCATCTGATTCCTTAAGATGTCTTGGGATTTCCTTATCaagtattattaattttttataatgtATTCTTAAGCAAAATGATGGTAGAAGATAATGTCTCCCCTTGCATTTGTGCTTTTCTGAATAAGTAGTGAACCTAGAAGTAAATCAAATTGTAACTTCTGTATTGCATAAAGTCTTATCTATTGGCTTTTTTGTGCTTGGGAGATTCAGTTTGTATTTGCATTTTCTACTGAGATAGCCTTGGTCTCATTTACCTTATCTTTTCCTAGTTGGTACAGTCTTCGGTGGATTTTTACACTCGTTTATGCATTGACATCTTATTGCAGATATCTAATTATCTATTTTGTCTTAATAAAGAAACTAGCTATGGTTGTATTCTATGTTTGAGTGTTTTAACCATCTCTGCTGCTCCTACTCTGTGTTAACTGCATCTCTCTCATGCATAGATGACACAAGACATTTATTGTGTTGTGGATTATGCAGCTGttttacttttctttgtttgtttGTAACATTCTATCTGGTGATACAAAACTGCAGAGAGAACAAGAATTTGACCGGAACTGCTAGGTACGCTAGCATGAATACTCACCTTGGAATTGGTTAGTATTCTTTTCATCTGTGCTTTGTGGTTTATGTTGCTTTGTGGTTTATGTTGACTCGTACAATTATGCTGTGTAATATTCTAATGCTTATGTCATTTCATCCTTCTGTGTTTTTGGATGTTGTAGAACAAAGCAGGAGGGATGATTTGGAATCTCTTGGATATGTTCTTATGTATTTCCTCAGAGGAAGGTGAAATTGGCAGCATATCgctccatttattttcttttaaaccatATTAAGCCATGTTGACATCGATTGCATTCTCAGTCTTCCATGGCAGGGACTGAAAGCAGGTACCAAGAAACAGAAGTACGAGAAAATCAGTGAAAGAAAGGTTTCTACATCTATTGAGGTAGttctttcctcttttcttgGTAAGACTGTTGTTGGATTGGGCTTGGCTTTCAAGAGAAATTTCAGTGGTTATGTGCTATTCTTTCAGGCCTTATGCAGGGGTTACCCAACTGAGTTTGCTTCCTATTTCCATTATTGTCGGTCACTTCGTTTTGAGGATAAACCTGATTATGCTTATCTGAAGCGAATATTCCGTGATCTTTTCATTCGTGAAGGTTCGCATCAATAAGCTTTAGAGTTTCCTCCGGATTGCTGACAGTAGCATGAGCTATTTGATGAACTTTATCTCTACTCAATTGGATGTATCATATTTCATTCTATTTTGCATGGCAATGTAGGCTTCCAGTTCGATTATGTTTTTGATTGGACAATTTTAAAATATCAACAGTCTCAGATTGCTGCACCACCTTCTCGGGCAGTTGTAAGTCTTATATATTATTGGATTTTCATCCATTATCAATGATTCTACTTTTCATGATGGTTTATCTGGCTTAGGGTCCTAGTGCGGGAACAAGCTCAGGAATGCCACCTGCTATACCCAACATTGAAAGGCAACAAGGTAGTTTTTCCTTGCACCTTGTATGTAAATGTCTTTCTCTCTGTAATGCAGTTATGATGCATTTATATTCTTTTGGAACAAGTTGTGTATGATTTGCCTTAGCCCTTTTTTATATCTATCCCTCCTCTTAGTAATTCTAGAAACTTTAGTCTATGCTGGTAGATGCCATGATGTTCATTCTTCTAAGTGCCTCTAAGGAGAAATATTTTTTCTGATATTGGCTCCAATGTCTTTCCCAATTGTTGTCTTTGTTACAGGTGAAGAAGATGGAAGACAAGCTGGATTTTCTTCAGCAGATCCTTCACGACGAAGAAGTTCTGGTCCACTCTTAAATGTCGGGAGTTTATCTAAGCAGAAGAGCCCAATTGCAAATGATTCAACAAGCAAAGAAGTCGGGGTGAGTTGTTTGAATGATATTTAGATTTGCGGAGAAGGCATATTTGCTATGATGCCTGTGCTGGTCTTTTGCTCGTTTTGTCATCCTTGTCTTACATACCTTTGTTGGTTTACTGGTGCTTTTTGGATTTCATTGTTATTTGCCTGCCATTGCTTTATGCTTCTGTTTCGGCCTTTGGTGTTCTCATCCACTGTTCACTTTCTAGTTTATATGCTCACTGTATTTTTTTCTTGGCCATTATGTGGTCTTCCGCTCTCCTTTATGTGCATTATTGAAGTTTGACTGCCAGCTAGAATTCATTTGATGTTGAGCTCTTTAAATTTTGTGGATATTCCTGACAGAAAGCATGGGAGAAGAGTCTCTggggaaaaaaattataataaaagaaGAAGACACAGAGGAGGGGGGGGGGAGAGAGATCAAAGTGTATgaattagaaaaaatatttgTTCTTTTGGCTATCAAAATATTCCATTTTCATTTGTATCAGCTTTATTGGTTTCTTTTGGCTATCAAACCGTGTGTTTTAGCATGAATTGGCTACCAGCCTGCTTTGGCAGTAGAAGTCATATGCATGTACGTGTAAGTTAACCTCTTCGGTTTTGCAGTTATCAAGCTCTGCCTATTTGGGAAGATCAAGTGGATCATTGAGAAGAGGTGCTATAGCCGGTAGCCGTGAAACATTCACTGCAGGAAATGATTCTGATCCTACTCGATCTCGTACACCTGAGGCTAGTCCAGGGACGGCACAGAAAATCTCTAGCGGACAAAGGACCTTGCCCCTTGGTGGATCCTCAGACCCCAGGCACACTTCATCTGGCAAAAACAATTCTGGTGTAAAAAACTTTGAGTCCACTCTCAAGGGCATTGAGAGCCTGCGCTTTGATGATTAATAGATGGTTCATTGCTGGATGCTTCAGTTTTTACATTTTGTACATCGTCAACATCATCCACTGGACATCCCATTAAATTCATTAAAGCTCTTGGAGTTGCATTTCTGGGAAGTTGTGATGTGGAGAGTAAATTAGGCTCGGTATGGATGCTCCCAAAGACCTTAGCGATAAAGAGGACCAGATTGTGCAACAAAATTCAGGACAGGTGAAGCTCTGCCCACTTGCGTGGATATGCTATTGGATCTCAACCActgctcttttttcttttttcctgagTGCTGAGAGTTACTGGTTTAAATCATCAGGGAACTGTAAATTTGCAACTTAATTGTGTCTGCCGGAGGACCTGCTCTTATTTTTGTTCGTTTCACAGTTCCTGGTCATGCATAAACCAGTGCACATTTATGTAATGTTTCCCTATTTTTGTAATGGCTTGTTGACTGAATTTTTTTACCTATCAAAATGGTGAAAACTAGAAGCCAAGAAAGGAGGATGGATGGTGTTGCTGGTCCCCATTAATCTCCTCGAGACCGTGACGATGTAATATATTGACTAAATGGCCATATCCTTTCACCAGACACTCGTCTGTTTGGTCACCCTCGGATATTTCACCTCGAGAGAGAACACTATTAAAACTAAACAGCAAGCTTTAAAAACACTCTTCCGGTCCGTGTCTTTCTGATCCAGGCCCGATCGGCTAAACTTTTCACCGCAAACAGTGGTAGGATATTTGGCAGAACTGAGATCAGCTCTTCCACAGATGGTTCCTTAAAAGGCATGGGATGGAGCGCTGGTAACCAAGTGGGTGATTTTTCATGAAACCACTAGTCTATTATTcagcattttcctcttttttcttttttgcattgATCTGCCACAATGCCCGGGGTGCCTCACGCCTCTATTCGCTTTTTTGAAGTTGTTGGTCAGGATGTTATTGACGTTCATCACCATAAATATGGTGAAACCAACTAGTGACGTGTGGCATCCTTTATTTCATCTTTTGTGGTCGAACAAGGTCTCAGAGCTTGAAAGATTATTCGTGTAAACCAGGTTGATGCTTCTGCTTGCATGCATAAAAATTTCCACTTGGACCATTGATTTATGTAGATGGATGCAAGCCAAATGATTCACATGATCAGGTTTGAGGAAAAAGGTCCTTGCTTGCAAATCAAGGATCAAGAACATCTACAGTTGTTGAAGATAATTATACCTAGCAAAACAAATCTAACTAATGCATGCACTAAAACAACAAATGTCAAATAATAACTTTTAGTACAAATCTCCTAAGAAAATATAAGTAGCTATCCTCCTACACTCGTTTATAGTGATGCATTCATTCTGTTAGTGCATAGTATGTTATCCCAATACCTACATCATAAAGTACAGTTATGGCTGAATATTTTAGACTTCACCCCATCATCAACCACCCAAAGATGGAAAACAAAGAATCATGATTCTGTTCAGATTACTCTTGACCATACAAATCTTTCTATCCACAGGGCCTTCAAGGTGAGCGTGCATCAGTGCATGTGAATGTGTTGGATAAGGAAGTTTGGTGAGATCAGCTTTTCAAGAGGGGAGACGCAATCATCTTTCCAATTCAAAAGAGGGATTCATAATTTCATCTTTCCTTTTTGTGGAGCGGAGAGTGAACAGCAAATTAATCTTCATCAGAATAAAGACGACACATGAACAATACTGCAGTGACAATActgacaataaaaaaaatggtaaCTGTCAATGAAAAGGAGCATCTTAATCCCAAAATGGCCAAGGCAGATGTGCATTTAACGTCAGACTTGTACCTCCTTCAACTCTGGGCTCAAGGCACTTAATCAAAGCAAGCTTGCAGGaactattttccttttttgagaGGAAGGAGGAGGTGGCTGGGGGGCGGAAATGTTATTACGACACAATATGAACTCCTACCCAAGAGACTGATTGCCATTAAGAATGTGTGAAACACGATTTAAATTGTTAATAATATGGCTTCATCAGTGATCGTGGGCCAACTCGATTATCATATTAGTTGGTTGGTACTTAAATCCTTCAGTGGACTGACTTGATTGCTATGTAACTCAGAACTGAAGAGTCCAAGACGAGAATAATAGACCAGAAACATTCAAGTGCGAGTCAAAGGAGATTCTATGCAATAAACTAATCGAAGCAATCTAGATTCCATTACCTTAATCTTACTTTTTAATTACCATCACCGGTTGATCTGGAAGACCAAACAACTCAGACTGTCTTTCTTCTTCTGTTCTTACATAACTCCGCTCTATAAATGCATCCAACTTATCTTATTGACTAATACCAGAAATATGTATAGCCTAAAATATAAGATGATTTAAGCCAAATGAGAAGACCCAAATTTATCTTAAACAGCCAAGAAAGGTTAAATCCATTGCTTGAGAGGGAACTGGAATCTTTTCAGCTAATTATTCACATTATCCCACATGTTTCAGTTCCAAATAAACCCAATTTCTAGGATACTGCAACTTTATCATGCAATTGGTGATGGCTAAAAAAACCAGAAGCATTACCTTCAAGTTTTTAATCATGGTTGTCAATGGTGCCTGTTTCAACATTTCTGCAGAAAATGATACAAAAGAGAGACTACTCGAATACTGTACTTCTGCTCGTAAAAAGTTAAAACTTGAGGGCGACCACCAACTATCATAACAGGAATAAGGGATTAAAGGCTGAGATCCGGCTACCAAACTTCTTTGCAGTAATAGTGGAATTTACATAATTTACTAAATCATAATGCCGTTTACGTGatttttttctctctaattgaagaaaaatattcTGAAGAAAAGAACTATTCCATGAAGAAATTCAAAGGACCTACTTTTCCAGAATCTCAacgaaaaaagagaaaaactaaTAGCTTCAGAGCAAATGACAAAATAAGGGCCAAAAAATCGCTGTTGAAGCAATGTGACATTCATAGAGCAAACATCAAAACTAACTCATCAATCAAGTCAATTTTCCACCCAAAACCAAGATGCACGACAATTAGATATCAATAGAGAGCAGCAATTAATCATACCATAGTCCGAAACCATCTCTCGCTCGAACATGGATATTCCTAAACCAAACCAATAAATAAAGGGCCAACTCAAGCTTCAGCTTTCATGACAAATAAGCACTTACATAACCAGCTTCGGTgcagtagaaatcaaaatgtttTGCAATATGTGTACCACACATGTACTAAGTTGTTAACTGAAATTCAATATCATTCCAATATGTTTTTGCACCAATCCTACACAACCAaataaaggggaaaaagaagaagaagaagaagaagatacagGCTAGATTATAGTAAACAGATAATCACAATAGCATGAAGATCACCTCCAACCATAGACCACCTGAGTGCACCTGTCTTTAAGCCACCTAATGCTCTTCTTCAAAGACCCTTTAACTTTACCTTCAACAGTATAGACCTTGTAGCTAGCAACCCTCTTTTTCCTCTGCAATTCGGGATCATTAAAGCTCCAACTTTTTGAAATGGACCCGTTGGCGGACTTGCCTTTCTTGAACTTTACATCCTTAGAAATTTCCGTGTGGCCATTGTTTGCTGCTGTTGCATAGGAAGCACTATAGCATCTGAGATCTTGCAGCCCAGTTGGGTTCGAGGAGGGGTTGCTATTGCTGCTGCAGCTGTAGCTCTCCAATTGAGAATTCCTTCCGTCATGGTAGGACTTGGATCTGAATTCTTCCATTGTGGGAGGAAATCAAGAGCAAAAATCCTTTTGTTTTAGGCCTTTCGTAGGAGAATATGGTTGCGAGGATTCCTAAGCTTTATAGTCGATgctagtaataataataataatacgcgAGAGTGCTCTGGCTTGGTTTTCGGGGCCGTCGGTGGTCTGGATGCTGGTGGTACTTACTAGGTGTGTGCAGTGGAGAAAGAAAACTCAGTGGATGACGCCAAATTACACTTTGTCATCCAGCAATAACTGCTTGCCACTCAGCTGTACCCAATAAGCATGCAAACAGACTTCCTGATTTTGTTATAATTCCTCTGGACTGCAGATGCAGATCCCTTGTGGCTTGTGTCTAATTACAAACAGCTAATAAGCTAGAAGGAATTGTTCCAGTCTTCTGCCTGTTTTGCTCTTTAACCACATTTcctctttttattattatataatataatataatataatataatgcaGAGAGGATATGATTTACATTTACCCAAGGAGGAAGCCTGTTTGCCGCATAAGAGAAGCACaagctaaaaaagaataaaacacAACAGTTTAGTTACTCTTTTTTGAGGTACTCTTTTTATTGGTATAAGCATTACTCCAACATTAATTTACGGCTCCAAGGCAACATTTACTCCCACAAGTCCCCACTTAGAGTTGGGCGTTCATTATGAGTTCAAGCGGCGCTAGTTACCAAATAAATTTAGGGGGGAATACAGACACACATGGCCTGCGACAAGTCAAAGCGCGTAATACCACGGATTCTTACAACAAAGAACGCGCCATAGATAGGCCCATTctcttcccaaaaaaaaatatttttttttttgggcctgGTACGCACGATGAATAGCCAGTATTCTATTCATTATGATCGAACTAGGCAACTTGCAGTAAAAGTGTCCGGTGGGTGACCCAACTTTTCGGAGAAAAGACCGCCACTTGGCGGCGTAGACTCCCCGAGCAGAACAACATATCCCATGGAGTAATAAATTCCGAGGCCAAATTCACAGGTGCCCCAAATTTTTAGTGTACCAAAATAAATGGAATAAAGAAACGGGTAACTTGTACAAGAGCTTGACGGCACAAGATATTACCATGGACCTGAAAAATTGGATAATTTACAAACAGTCAATGTATACATCGTTGCCGGCTTGCTGCTACTGATACACATTACACACGCATTACATTTCGTACCAAAATTGTTAGCCCACGCGAGGCGGCATTGCACTGCAGACGCAGATGGTCCAAGTACAGTCGCGAGCATGCACCTACACTAGTAAAAGCCCAGGACAGCAGCTGGAATCCAGCGAGTCCACAATTTTCCGGCTAAGTGACATATGTTGAATCACCTTTTCTGTTCATCAAGTCATGGTAATAAAGCAGCACACACATCGGTTGACCAAGAATGCAAAAAAAGCACCAAAATATCATATTCCCCACCTGGATAAAACAGGATATGATCAGCCACAGGCATCTTAAAGACAAGTGTCAAGAACAACTACAGgtaaaatttcttttgtttgtacattttattggtATCTGCAGGAGTCCAAGGATAATAGCATAAAATAGCACGAACAGGTTGTGCATATGAGAAGTTGAAGATTCTTAGCCACAATACTAAAAAACAAGCTCTTAATGGCTGGTACGAAGCTACGATACTTGTAATGACTCAAACAAGACTCGCACTTGCACTTACTTCCAGAGAAGATGAACACAAGACAACGAAGACTCATACTTGCACTTACTTCCAGAGAAGACGAACAAAAGACAATCACACACAATCATCAACTGCTCTATACAAGACACAATCATAGGCTACAAGAATCCAATATTAAAAAGACCTACCATCGAATTCTTGAACTTAGCTTGCAAAAAGTTTGTCAATACAACCAGGGGAACCTGTCCaaaagaggagaaagaaaaaacttaCTCCTGCTGGAAACAAAGAGAAAACAGATGCCATATATAATCTGGGTCATCTCTGCTTCTTGGAAACTAAATTAGCAGAATACATATGAATGAAAGTTTCAATACATAAAGATGTCTAATAGATACAGCGTACATAATACCACCTGTACTGTGAAATACACTATTAATTACATCATGTCAAGTCTTTCTGCAGATGCACAGATAGGTTCCCTTACCTGAAACATGATACCGATGAATGCCCAAAACTTGAATATGTGGCATGGAACAGCAATACACAGCTGCCAATGAGCACAAAGCGCAGTCATCATAAGTTCCATGCATTATTTGCTTGCATGttattaaaaaaaggaaaaaaatgaaaaatgttcGATATCTATGGATCTGGCAAGATATAGGAAGTAAATGTGCACCAACCTCGTGGAAGATAGCAGAAACAAGGAACACAATGATTATTGCAACTCCCTGCAACAAAAAGATGAATATTAAATCTAACTaacaataatttcatttttacagCGGACCTTTAATGTGGAACAGGAAAGAAGGATGTCC
The Coffea arabica cultivar ET-39 chromosome 6c, Coffea Arabica ET-39 HiFi, whole genome shotgun sequence genome window above contains:
- the LOC113692728 gene encoding casein kinase 1-like protein 2 isoform X2; this encodes MEPRVGNKYRLGRKIGSGSFGEIYLGTNIQTNEEVAIKLENVKTKHPQLLYESKLYRILQGGTGIPNVRWFGVEGDYNVLVMDLLGPSLEDLFNFCSRKLSLKTVLMLADQMINRVEFVHSKSFLHRDIKPDNFLMGLGRRANQVYVIDFGLAKKYRDTSTHQHIPYRENKNLTGTARYASMNTHLGIEQSRRDDLESLGYVLMYFLRGSLPWQGLKAGTKKQKYEKISERKVSTSIEGPSAGTSSGMPPAIPNIERQQGEEDGRQAGFSSADPSRRRSSGPLLNVGSLSKQKSPIANDSTSKEVGLSSSAYLGRSSGSLRRGAIAGSRETFTAGNDSDPTRSRTPEASPGTAQKISSGQRTLPLGGSSDPRHTSSGKNNSGVKNFESTLKGIESLRFDD
- the LOC113692728 gene encoding casein kinase 1-like protein 2 isoform X1: MEPRVGNKYRLGRKIGSGSFGEIYLGTNIQTNEEVAIKLENVKTKHPQLLYESKLYRILQGGTGIPNVRWFGVEGDYNVLVMDLLGPSLEDLFNFCSRKLSLKTVLMLADQMINRVEFVHSKSFLHRDIKPDNFLMGLGRRANQVYVIDFGLAKKYRDTSTHQHIPYRENKNLTGTARYASMNTHLGIEQSRRDDLESLGYVLMYFLRGSLPWQGLKAGTKKQKYEKISERKVSTSIEALCRGYPTEFASYFHYCRSLRFEDKPDYAYLKRIFRDLFIREGFQFDYVFDWTILKYQQSQIAAPPSRAVGPSAGTSSGMPPAIPNIERQQGEEDGRQAGFSSADPSRRRSSGPLLNVGSLSKQKSPIANDSTSKEVGLSSSAYLGRSSGSLRRGAIAGSRETFTAGNDSDPTRSRTPEASPGTAQKISSGQRTLPLGGSSDPRHTSSGKNNSGVKNFESTLKGIESLRFDD
- the LOC113691982 gene encoding uncharacterized protein, with translation MEEFRSKSYHDGRNSQLESYSCSSNSNPSSNPTGLQDLRCYSASYATAANNGHTEISKDVKFKKGKSANGSISKSWSFNDPELQRKKRVASYKVYTVEGKVKGSLKKSIRWLKDRCTQVVYGWR